The genomic window CGTCACGAACATGGCCGCGGGCATACAGAGTGAACCCCTTTCGCATGAAGAGGTCATCGAAACCGGGCAACGCGTCGCACAGCGGTTTACCAGTTTTCTTACCGCGCTTCTTCCTGTTCTCCACCAGGAGTCGGTCAAAGCATGAACGGATCTCCGGTCCTTGTCGGCATTGCAGGCTGCTCCGGCTCAGGCAAAACCACCCTGGCCCAGGAGCTGGCCCGGGAGCTGGAAGGCACACACTTTCATCTCGACCACTACTATCGCGACCTGGGGCATCTGGCCTACGAAGAGCGATGTCAGCAGAATTTCGACCATCCCGACGCCCTCGAAGCAGACCTGCTGGTCGCCCATATTCGCCAGCTCGCTTCCGGACGCTCCATCCATCAGCCGCAGTATGACTTTGTCACCCACACCCGCATTCCCGGAAAGTCCGTTCTTCTTTACGAGCCACATTTCCTGCTCGTCGATGGAATCTTTGCGCTGCACTACCCGGCGCTGCGTCGGCTCTATCACCTGCGCGTTTACGTGGATACCCCTGATCCGGTCTGCTACCAGCGCCGATTTGCCCGCGATGTTCAGCAGCGCGGCCGTACCCCCGAATCGGTCGCACAGCATTACGCGGCCACCGTCAGGCCGATGGCCGAACAGTTTGTGCGCCCTTCATCGAAGCACGCTGACCTCATCGTAGACGGGACTTCCTCTCTCGACTGGTCCGTCGAGCAGGTACTGAGCAAACTGCGCCAGATGCGGCTGCTGGACCGCCTGGAACTGACCATCCCGGCCGGCCACTCGTAAAATAAAAAATGATGCGGAAACAATGGATCCTCTGTCTTCTGGCAGCCGCGCTGTTCTGCGGGACCGCAGCCTCTCTTCTCTCTCAAGAGCAAGAACCCGTCATTCCTTACGTGCCGCCGCGTCCTGCAACCACTCTGGTCATGCTGCCAGATGGATCAACCGTCCACGTTGAGCTGGCCAGGACTGAGGCGGAACGCGAATATGGCCTGATGGGCCGTACCAGCCTCCTGCCTGGTCACGGAATGCTCTTCATTCATGACCGGCCTGCGGAATACAGCTACTGGATGTATCACTGCAAAATTTCGCTGGACATTCTCTGGATGGATGCCGACCACCGTATTGTCGAGCTCTCCCCCGACACGCCTCCCTGCAAAGGAAAAGCAAGCACCTGTCCTTCCTACGGCGGCCACGCACCCTCGCTGTATGTGCTCGAACTACCTGCCGGGTCCATCAAAGCGCATGATCTGCAGGTTGGCCAGACAGTGAACTTCAACCTCACCCGGTGACCTCCTGCGGAAGTCATCGGCCGGCATTCTCCGCCTGCTCTTCCTCGGCGTTATAGCTTTGTTTGTCTGAAGGAAGAGGTTCCATCCTGTAAAGGACCAGGTCATTGCGGTCCGGATCATCGAAGGCATGAAAATGCGCTGCCTCTTTCAGTGCATACTGCGTGTTG from Pseudacidobacterium ailaaui includes these protein-coding regions:
- the udk gene encoding uridine kinase; translation: MNGSPVLVGIAGCSGSGKTTLAQELARELEGTHFHLDHYYRDLGHLAYEERCQQNFDHPDALEADLLVAHIRQLASGRSIHQPQYDFVTHTRIPGKSVLLYEPHFLLVDGIFALHYPALRRLYHLRVYVDTPDPVCYQRRFARDVQQRGRTPESVAQHYAATVRPMAEQFVRPSSKHADLIVDGTSSLDWSVEQVLSKLRQMRLLDRLELTIPAGHS
- a CDS encoding DUF192 domain-containing protein, translated to MMRKQWILCLLAAALFCGTAASLLSQEQEPVIPYVPPRPATTLVMLPDGSTVHVELARTEAEREYGLMGRTSLLPGHGMLFIHDRPAEYSYWMYHCKISLDILWMDADHRIVELSPDTPPCKGKASTCPSYGGHAPSLYVLELPAGSIKAHDLQVGQTVNFNLTR